The Nitrospira sp. KM1 genome includes a window with the following:
- a CDS encoding phosphopantetheine-binding protein — protein sequence MVDLSTRIGRLSEPQRRLLRLRLGRSGVERSGEPRLVGYIVPRRQASLTAAELRGFLLERLPEYMVPSTWVFLDTFPMTSRGKVDRGALLGRARSMPEQKSVRNLPSNQHEQAVAAIWEDALGLRAVGRDDNFFDLGGHSLLLPNVLTNVRAISGKEVSMMDLFRYPTVQTLAAYLADGGQGADGGDDVRRLKETREAGVRRLKQRRSQRQASRTE from the coding sequence ATGGTCGATCTGTCGACACGCATCGGCCGTCTCAGCGAACCCCAGCGGCGGTTGCTTCGTTTGCGCCTGGGCCGCAGCGGCGTCGAGCGGTCCGGCGAGCCGCGTCTCGTCGGCTATATCGTTCCGCGACGGCAGGCATCGCTGACTGCGGCGGAATTGCGAGGGTTTCTGCTCGAACGGCTCCCTGAATACATGGTGCCGAGCACCTGGGTCTTTCTGGACACGTTCCCGATGACCTCGCGCGGAAAAGTCGATCGGGGAGCGTTGTTGGGCCGTGCGCGGTCCATGCCGGAACAGAAATCAGTCAGAAATCTTCCCTCCAATCAGCATGAACAGGCGGTGGCAGCGATTTGGGAAGACGCGCTGGGCCTTCGCGCAGTGGGCCGCGACGATAATTTTTTCGATCTTGGCGGGCATTCCTTGCTCCTGCCGAACGTCTTGACGAACGTGCGGGCCATCAGCGGCAAGGAGGTGTCCATGATGGATCTGTTCCGGTATCCCACCGTTCAGACGCTGGCCGCCTACCTTGCTGACGGCGGGCAGGGTGCGGATGGCGGTGACGATGTCCGGCGGTTGAAAGAGACGCGGGAAGCGGGAGTGCGCCGGTTGAAACAGCGCCGTTCACAGCGACAGGCATCGAGGACTGAATGA